In Candidatus Cloacimonadota bacterium, the DNA window AAATGGTTCATTATTTTGATCTCATTCAATTTCCCATAAATAAATTTATGGGTTTCTGAATTCAGACAAATTTTCAAAGAAGCCCACAAATTCATTTGTGGGAGATAATATTCAAAAGAGTAAAGGGAAACCATTTCAATGGTTTATAATTCAAATTATCTATAATATGAAAATAAACATAATGAACCCTCATTTCTTTTTTTTTCGTGTTTTTCGCAGGTAACAAATGAAAACAGAAATCATCATCAAAGGTGCTCAAGAGCACAACCTTAAAAATATAGATGTTATAATTCCCCGCAATAAATTGATCGTTGTTACCGGTGTCTCAGGTTCCGGAAAATCTTCTCTTGCTTTCGATACTCTTTATGCGGAAGGTCAGAGAAGGTATGTCGAATCACTTTCTGCTTATGCCAGACAGTTTCTCGGTCAGATGGAAAAGCCGAAAGTGGATTATATCGAAGGACTCTCTCCGGCAATTTCCATCGAGCAAAAAGCCGCCAGCAAAAATCCCCGCTCAACTGTCGGTACTGTTACCGAAATTTATGATTATTTACGTATCCTTTATGCCCGGATTGGAATTCAGCATTGTTATAATTGCGGAGATATAGTCGGTTCACAGACTGTTGATCAGATGGTTGATCAAATTCTGAAATCTCCGGATAAAACGAGAATTCAAATATTAGCACCAATCGTACAAAATAGGAAAGGAGAACACAAAGACGAACTTGAGGAAGCCCGGCAGGAAGGTTTTGTCAGAGTTGTGATCAATGGTGTCTTACGAGAGCTTTCCGAAGAAATCGTACTCGATAAAAAAAGTAAACACACCATCGATATCGTAGTTGATCGTCTCGTTCTCAAAGAAGGAATCCGCAGCCGCTTGATCGATTCTGTGGAAACTGCTTTGAAACTGACCGACGGTTTCATCAAAATTGATTTCGTAGATGAAAAACGATCTGAAATAATATCCGAAGCAAATTCCTGCACCAAATGCGGGATCGGATATCCGGAACTCACACCGCAGCATTTTTCCTTTAACAGCCCGATCGGGATGTGTAAATCTTGCAATGGTTTGGGAACAAGATTAGAATTTGATCCTGATCTGATCATTCCTGATAAAACAATCTCTATTATGCAGGGAGCAGTCGTTCATTGGGGAATCATGAATCAGAAAAAAAGCAGTTGGAGATTGAGGATCCTGAAATCTCTGGCAAAAGAACATGGTTTTTCTCTCGATACTCCGTGGAATAAATTATCACGGGAAATTCAATATATGTTGCTTTACGGTTCACAAAAAAAGATCAAATTATCTTGGTTTTCAGAAGATAGTTCAGGAGAATTCAATACTCGCTTTGAAGGTCTGATCCCAACTCTTAAACGGAGAATGAACGAAAACTCTTCCGAATATATGAAACGCTATTACCTGCAGTATATCAGCAACAAACCTTGTCCTGATTGTAATGGGAAAAAATTAAGGAAAGAGAGTCTTGCTGTCAGGATTTCCGGGAAAAGCATTGATGAAATTACGAATCTTTCCATTTCAGATGCGATAGATTTTTTTAAAAATCTGAAATTAAAAGGAAATGAAAAAATTATCGCGGAGGAAGTACTAAAGGAAATTCACAATCGACTTTCATTCCTGACAAATGTGGGACTTCATTATTTGACACTCGACAGAAAAGCTCCGACTCTTTCAGGAGGAGAATCACAGCGAATCCGTCTTGCCAGCCAGATCGGAAGCAGTCTGGTTGGAGTGATGTATATTTTGGATGAACCGAGTATCGGACTGCATCAAAGAGATAATCGCAGGTTGATCGAGATGCTTCTCCATTTACGCGATCTGGGAAATACGGTGATTGTGGTCGAACACGATGAAGGAATGATCCGTTCTTCCGACCAGATCATAGATTTTGGACCGAGAGCGGGAATTTTTGGTGGAGAAATTGTTTTTCAAGGAAATTTGGAACAAATCCTGAAATCTAAAAAATCTCTGACCGGAAAATATCTTGCTCGCAAACTAACGATCGATTATCCATCTAAAAGAATGAAACCGGATAAAAGAAAGATCACGATTAAAGGTGCTTTTCAAAATAATCTGAAGAAGATCAAGATGGACATTCCAATTGGATTATTCACTTGCGTTACCGGAGTTTCCGGTTCAGGAAAAAGTTCGTTGATCAATCAAATCCTTTTCCCGGCAATGTCTAACAAACTCAATCGCTCCAACTTGAAAGAAGGAAAATATGATAAGATTTCCGGTTACGAACATCTCGATAAAGTCATTGATATCGATCAGCAACCAATAGGCAGAACTCCTCGTTCCAATCCGGCAACTTACACCAAACTCTTCGATCCGATCCGCAATCTGTTTGCCGAACTTCCGGCATCAAAAATTCGCGGATATAAAGCCGGAAGATTTTCATTCAATGTCAAAGGTGGAAGATGTGAAGCCTGTCAGGGAGCAGGTTTGAAGCAGATTGAGATGCATTTCCTGCCGGATATTTATGTAACTTGCGAAGTTTGTAAAGGTCATCGCTACAATAAAGAAACATTAGCAGTTAAATTTAAGGGAAAAAACATTTCTGAAGTTCTGGATATGGATGTTCAGGAAGCGATCAAGCATTTCGAGAATATTCCCAAAATCACTAAAAAGCTGAAAACCTTGATCGATGTCGGACTCGACTACATCAAACTCGGACAGGCTTCCACCACTCTTTCCGGAGGTGAAGCTCAAAGGATCAAACTTGCTCGTGAATTGAGTAAAACCAGCACCGGACAAACTCTTTATATCCTCGATGAACCGACAACCGGTCTGCATTTCGACGATATCAAGAAACTGCTTAATGTTCTTCATCGACTTGTTTCCATGGGAAATACGATCGTGGTTATCGAGCATAATCTTGATGTGATCAAGTGTGCAGATCATATCATCGATCTTGGTCCGGAAGGCGGAGATGAAGGAGGAAAAGTTGTTGCAGTTGGAACTCCAGAGAAAATTGCGAAGGATGAAAAGTCTTATACAGGACAGTTTTTGAGGAAAGTGTTAGGATGATACATTATCTAATCTCCCTCTCCTTGTTCCCAAATTC includes these proteins:
- the uvrA gene encoding excinuclease ABC subunit UvrA gives rise to the protein MKTEIIIKGAQEHNLKNIDVIIPRNKLIVVTGVSGSGKSSLAFDTLYAEGQRRYVESLSAYARQFLGQMEKPKVDYIEGLSPAISIEQKAASKNPRSTVGTVTEIYDYLRILYARIGIQHCYNCGDIVGSQTVDQMVDQILKSPDKTRIQILAPIVQNRKGEHKDELEEARQEGFVRVVINGVLRELSEEIVLDKKSKHTIDIVVDRLVLKEGIRSRLIDSVETALKLTDGFIKIDFVDEKRSEIISEANSCTKCGIGYPELTPQHFSFNSPIGMCKSCNGLGTRLEFDPDLIIPDKTISIMQGAVVHWGIMNQKKSSWRLRILKSLAKEHGFSLDTPWNKLSREIQYMLLYGSQKKIKLSWFSEDSSGEFNTRFEGLIPTLKRRMNENSSEYMKRYYLQYISNKPCPDCNGKKLRKESLAVRISGKSIDEITNLSISDAIDFFKNLKLKGNEKIIAEEVLKEIHNRLSFLTNVGLHYLTLDRKAPTLSGGESQRIRLASQIGSSLVGVMYILDEPSIGLHQRDNRRLIEMLLHLRDLGNTVIVVEHDEGMIRSSDQIIDFGPRAGIFGGEIVFQGNLEQILKSKKSLTGKYLARKLTIDYPSKRMKPDKRKITIKGAFQNNLKKIKMDIPIGLFTCVTGVSGSGKSSLINQILFPAMSNKLNRSNLKEGKYDKISGYEHLDKVIDIDQQPIGRTPRSNPATYTKLFDPIRNLFAELPASKIRGYKAGRFSFNVKGGRCEACQGAGLKQIEMHFLPDIYVTCEVCKGHRYNKETLAVKFKGKNISEVLDMDVQEAIKHFENIPKITKKLKTLIDVGLDYIKLGQASTTLSGGEAQRIKLARELSKTSTGQTLYILDEPTTGLHFDDIKKLLNVLHRLVSMGNTIVVIEHNLDVIKCADHIIDLGPEGGDEGGKVVAVGTPEKIAKDEKSYTGQFLRKVLG